One window of the Arthrobacter sp. D5-1 genome contains the following:
- a CDS encoding FtsW/RodA/SpoVE family cell cycle protein, whose product MIQTETAPKPRRNVELVLIVLALAVGVGASALVSINSDVGLDRDFWFQSSLLAVAAFAFHMVLRLRAKYADPVILPIVVALNGLGLALIHRMDGPGDDTGNNQLRWTLIAMAVSIAVIWFLKDHRILRRFTYISLAASAFLLILPLIPGISAGEILGARVWIRVGPMTFQPGEIAKITLAIFFAGYLSSNRDLILLAGRKIGPMQFPRFKDLGPMITAWLVSIGVLVFQRDLGSSILFFGLFIVMIYVATSRISWVVIGLLLILGGGFIASQIFSHVAFRIDSWINAFTPEVFGRSPGGSGQIVQGLFGMADGGLVGTGLGQGRPDLVPFANSDMIVALIGEELGLIGLFAVVMLYLLLFTRGFRAALGTRDAFGKLLACGLSFAIALQCFVVIGGVTRLIPLTGLTTPFLAAGGSSLLANWIIVGLLLMISNTARGPVDTTPMVGKPPASSSAPARKPTTGQTPSAPTEAVKHQ is encoded by the coding sequence GTGATACAGACTGAAACTGCTCCCAAACCACGCCGGAACGTTGAACTTGTCCTCATCGTGCTGGCCCTTGCCGTGGGCGTAGGCGCGAGTGCCTTGGTGAGCATCAATTCCGACGTCGGCCTGGACCGGGACTTCTGGTTCCAGTCGAGCTTGCTGGCTGTGGCGGCTTTTGCCTTCCACATGGTCCTCAGGCTCCGCGCGAAGTATGCCGATCCGGTAATACTTCCCATTGTCGTGGCCTTGAACGGTCTGGGGCTTGCCCTGATCCACCGCATGGACGGTCCAGGTGACGATACGGGCAACAACCAGCTCCGCTGGACCCTGATTGCCATGGCAGTATCCATCGCCGTGATCTGGTTCCTCAAGGACCACCGGATTTTGCGCCGCTTCACGTACATCTCACTGGCAGCCAGTGCGTTCCTGCTGATCCTCCCCTTGATACCGGGCATTTCCGCCGGTGAAATCCTCGGTGCCCGAGTCTGGATCCGAGTGGGACCCATGACGTTCCAACCAGGTGAGATCGCCAAGATCACGCTGGCCATATTCTTTGCCGGGTACCTTTCCTCCAACCGGGATCTCATCCTCCTGGCCGGCCGGAAGATCGGCCCCATGCAGTTCCCGCGGTTCAAGGACCTCGGGCCCATGATCACCGCCTGGTTGGTCAGTATCGGGGTCCTGGTCTTCCAGCGTGACCTCGGTTCCTCCATCCTCTTCTTCGGCCTGTTCATCGTGATGATTTACGTGGCCACCAGCCGTATCTCCTGGGTTGTCATTGGCCTGCTGCTGATCCTTGGCGGCGGATTCATTGCCTCGCAGATCTTCTCGCACGTGGCTTTCCGCATCGACAGCTGGATCAACGCCTTCACCCCGGAGGTCTTCGGCAGGTCGCCCGGTGGCAGTGGGCAGATTGTGCAGGGCTTGTTCGGCATGGCCGACGGCGGGCTGGTTGGTACGGGCCTTGGCCAAGGCCGCCCGGACCTGGTTCCGTTCGCCAACAGCGACATGATCGTGGCCCTCATCGGCGAGGAACTTGGCCTGATCGGCCTCTTCGCCGTCGTCATGCTGTACCTGCTGCTCTTCACGCGCGGCTTCCGCGCCGCCCTCGGTACCCGCGATGCCTTCGGGAAACTCCTGGCGTGCGGCCTGTCCTTCGCGATCGCCCTGCAGTGCTTCGTCGTCATCGGCGGTGTCACCCGGCTCATTCCGTTGACGGGCCTGACCACACCCTTCCTGGCAGCCGGTGGTTCCTCGCTCTTGGCCAACTGGATCATCGTCGGCTTGCTGCTCATGATCTCCAACACGGCCCGCGGGCCGGTGGACACCACTCCCATGGTGGGCAAACCCCCTGCCAGCAGCAGCGCGCCCGCACGTAAACCCACCACAGGACAGACACCCAGCGCACCAACAGAGGCGGTGAAGCACCAATGA
- a CDS encoding PP2C family serine/threonine-protein phosphatase, with protein sequence MASPETTEGKEKPAERPLIMRYAARSDVGRIRSKNDDSAYVGRHLAVVADGMGGHAGGDVASASTVLDMIHLDHDDYPDGAETVLADEIQTANSLLSELVHQNPKLSGMGTTVTALLLEDRKLHFAHIGDSRAYRLRNKKFEQISIDHTFVQRLIDEGRLRPEEAETHPHKNVLMRVLGDVDASPELDLDVLDVEPGERWLLCSDGLNYVAGHVVERMVRETKDLRECAEILVDLTLEAGAPDNVTVVMLEIVEETDDDVNTAAVDVVPAAALAAVDEPGAVTASKPSVGPSATKSAEDTQAEPKEKAAREAEAGSSFSATDPSATDDESDEASTSSDESKEPPITTDPHLGEHLSAEVLREELASRPHELVGAAATAAETGSIPTVAGRTVARRAATVLTHKAEQDRLDVEEPARRRVRWLMPAVAAVVVVGVVVGLWLGYAWTQTRYYVGEYDQRVAIFNGISQRLGPIQLSRLEAVTDIKVDSLPEYGQQSVRQTVPAGDLDDAQAIVENLKNTGSASANCPTTAPATATATPSPTSTVPVPSTAAVATPSPVPTPCEAAK encoded by the coding sequence ATGGCCTCCCCCGAGACCACCGAAGGCAAGGAAAAGCCCGCGGAGCGCCCGCTCATCATGCGCTACGCGGCGCGTTCCGACGTCGGACGGATCCGCTCCAAGAATGACGACTCCGCGTACGTGGGCCGCCATCTTGCAGTCGTGGCCGACGGTATGGGTGGTCACGCCGGCGGCGATGTTGCCTCGGCGTCAACGGTGCTGGACATGATCCACCTCGATCATGACGACTATCCTGACGGCGCAGAGACTGTCCTCGCGGATGAGATCCAGACGGCCAATTCGCTGCTTTCGGAGCTTGTTCACCAGAATCCCAAGCTTTCCGGCATGGGAACTACTGTGACTGCCCTCCTCCTGGAAGACCGCAAGCTCCACTTCGCGCACATTGGTGACTCCCGCGCATATCGGCTGCGTAACAAGAAGTTTGAGCAAATCAGCATCGACCACACGTTCGTGCAGCGGCTCATTGACGAGGGACGCCTGCGTCCCGAAGAAGCCGAAACCCATCCCCACAAGAACGTCCTGATGCGCGTCCTTGGCGACGTCGATGCCAGCCCGGAACTGGACCTGGACGTCCTCGACGTCGAACCCGGCGAACGCTGGCTGCTCTGCTCCGATGGCCTCAACTACGTGGCCGGGCACGTGGTGGAGCGCATGGTTCGTGAGACCAAGGACCTTCGCGAATGCGCTGAGATCCTGGTTGATCTCACGCTGGAAGCCGGCGCCCCGGACAACGTCACCGTAGTGATGTTGGAGATCGTGGAAGAGACCGACGACGACGTCAACACGGCCGCCGTCGACGTCGTTCCGGCTGCGGCGCTTGCCGCGGTGGACGAGCCCGGGGCGGTCACCGCCTCCAAGCCCTCTGTGGGTCCTTCCGCCACCAAGTCGGCCGAGGACACGCAGGCCGAGCCCAAGGAGAAGGCCGCGAGGGAGGCCGAAGCTGGATCGTCATTCAGTGCCACCGACCCCAGCGCCACAGACGACGAATCCGACGAGGCGTCCACATCCTCGGATGAGTCCAAAGAACCTCCCATCACCACGGATCCGCACCTGGGCGAGCACCTGTCCGCTGAGGTCCTGCGCGAAGAATTGGCCAGCCGCCCCCATGAGCTGGTCGGCGCTGCGGCAACAGCTGCGGAGACCGGCTCCATCCCTACTGTGGCAGGCCGGACGGTTGCCCGCAGGGCTGCCACCGTCCTCACCCACAAGGCCGAACAGGATCGACTGGACGTCGAGGAACCTGCACGGCGCCGCGTCCGCTGGTTGATGCCCGCCGTCGCAGCGGTTGTTGTAGTGGGAGTCGTAGTTGGCCTATGGCTTGGCTACGCGTGGACCCAAACCCGTTATTACGTGGGCGAATACGATCAGCGCGTCGCTATCTTCAATGGCATCTCGCAGCGACTCGGCCCCATCCAGCTCTCCCGGCTCGAAGCCGTAACCGATATCAAGGTGGATTCATTGCCGGAATACGGTCAGCAGAGCGTACGCCAGACGGTTCCCGCAGGTGACCTCGACGACGCACAGGCCATTGTGGAGAACCTGAAGAACACCGGCAGCGCCTCAGCCAACTGCCCCACCACTGCTCCGGCGACAGCGACAGCCACGCCGTCGCCCACCAGTACCGTGCCCGTACCGAGTACTGCAGCCGTTGCTACACCTTCGCCCGTCCCGACTCCCTGTGAGGCGGCCAAGTGA
- a CDS encoding FHA domain-containing protein, protein MSELTITALRFGFLLLLWVLIFSIVSTMRRDFQIGRKAVTGVPTAREVRKHPELAASPPPAIQHARNLVVTEGPLKGTTVPLAASPILLGRAQEATLVLEDDYASGRHARLFPQGSRWFIEDLGSTNGTYLADQQLTRALPVELGVPVRIGKTVIELRP, encoded by the coding sequence ATCAGCGAACTGACCATCACAGCGCTTCGCTTCGGGTTCCTCCTGCTGCTGTGGGTCTTGATCTTCAGCATTGTCTCCACCATGCGCCGCGACTTCCAGATCGGCCGTAAAGCCGTCACCGGAGTTCCCACAGCCCGCGAAGTCCGCAAGCATCCGGAACTGGCTGCTTCCCCGCCGCCAGCCATCCAGCATGCCCGCAATCTGGTGGTGACAGAGGGTCCACTCAAGGGCACCACTGTCCCCTTGGCCGCCAGCCCCATTCTTTTGGGCCGCGCGCAGGAAGCCACCCTGGTCCTGGAAGACGACTACGCTTCGGGCCGGCACGCACGCTTGTTCCCGCAAGGCAGCCGCTGGTTCATTGAGGACCTCGGCTCCACCAACGGCACCTACTTGGCCGATCAACAGCTCACCCGTGCATTGCCGGTTGAGCTTGGCGTCCCCGTGAGAATCGGCAAGACGGTCATTGAATTGAGGCCGTAG
- a CDS encoding DUF3662 and FHA domain-containing protein, with product MGLLDKVERGIEKAVRNVFSTGSRARVEPVEIASKLRRELDNKSITIAAGRTLAPNVFDVLLSDEDFARAQEWGTPLAEELCDVVIQHVRSQGYTLQGAVRISFRRNDEERAGHFEITSRTEKSSDDAAPAPQAPRANVPAAPARRPTRLQPVLDIGGQRYSLNAQSVVLGRSSEADILVDDTGVSRKHLEVRTQNGSTWAVDLGSTNGSYVNGHKVNGSVELTDGSTITMGRTKIIFRLLPQTPGGNA from the coding sequence ATGGGTTTGCTGGACAAAGTCGAGCGCGGCATTGAAAAAGCCGTTCGCAACGTCTTCTCCACAGGGTCGCGGGCACGTGTTGAGCCGGTGGAGATTGCGAGCAAGTTGAGGCGCGAGTTGGACAACAAGTCCATCACCATCGCTGCCGGCCGCACCCTCGCTCCCAATGTCTTCGATGTCCTGCTCAGTGACGAAGATTTTGCCAGGGCCCAGGAATGGGGAACTCCCTTGGCAGAGGAACTCTGCGACGTCGTCATCCAGCACGTCCGCAGCCAGGGCTACACGCTCCAAGGCGCAGTCAGGATTTCGTTCCGCCGCAATGACGAAGAACGTGCCGGGCACTTTGAGATCACTTCCCGGACCGAGAAATCCTCCGATGACGCCGCACCCGCCCCCCAGGCCCCACGGGCCAACGTTCCGGCCGCACCGGCCCGGCGTCCCACCCGTCTCCAGCCAGTTCTGGACATTGGTGGCCAGCGGTACTCCCTCAATGCCCAGTCCGTGGTGCTGGGACGCTCCTCGGAGGCCGACATCCTGGTGGATGACACCGGCGTCTCCCGGAAACACCTTGAGGTCCGCACACAGAACGGCAGCACGTGGGCCGTTGACCTTGGCTCCACCAACGGCAGCTACGTCAACGGGCATAAGGTAAACGGCAGCGTGGAACTTACAGACGGCTCAACCATCACGATGGGACGTACCAAGATCATTTTCCGCCTTCTCCCCCAAACCCCGGGTGGCAACGCGTGA
- a CDS encoding FadR/GntR family transcriptional regulator — protein sequence MSRNLTADLAADLRNRIVDGAIQPGEKLPSENTLISEFGVSRTVVRSALTRLQAEGLVETERGRGSFALTPPAEGPAAAPGTRSVSSMEDRLHMLDFRIGVETEAAALAAKNHTEHQLKAVHGALEQFTASSGHPAHSMKADFEFHRAVAAATGNPFYTDCISALGQTMITMPRPRLVASEDQDSPERFAQVVHEHSSIYAAIAEGDQVAAAAAMRLHLSNSRRRFTGSARS from the coding sequence ATGAGCCGAAACCTGACCGCGGATCTCGCCGCCGACCTCCGCAACCGCATCGTCGACGGCGCCATCCAACCAGGTGAGAAGCTCCCCAGCGAAAACACCCTCATCAGCGAGTTCGGGGTGAGCCGGACGGTCGTCCGCTCGGCCCTGACCCGACTGCAAGCCGAGGGATTGGTGGAAACCGAACGCGGGCGCGGCAGCTTCGCGCTGACCCCGCCCGCGGAAGGTCCAGCAGCAGCGCCAGGAACACGCTCGGTATCCAGCATGGAAGACCGGCTGCACATGCTCGATTTCAGGATCGGCGTCGAGACCGAAGCTGCCGCATTGGCAGCGAAAAACCACACCGAACACCAACTCAAGGCCGTGCACGGCGCCTTGGAACAGTTCACCGCGAGTTCAGGCCACCCGGCGCACTCCATGAAAGCGGATTTCGAGTTCCACCGCGCCGTGGCTGCAGCTACAGGCAACCCCTTTTATACGGATTGCATCTCCGCCCTGGGCCAAACCATGATCACCATGCCCCGCCCGCGCCTCGTCGCCAGCGAAGACCAGGACTCCCCCGAACGCTTCGCCCAGGTCGTCCACGAGCACTCCTCTATATACGCAGCAATCGCAGAGGGTGATCAAGTGGCTGCCGCGGCAGCCATGCGCCTGCACCTGAGCAACTCACGACGCCGGTTCACGGGTTCTGCGCGCAGCTGA
- a CDS encoding mandelate racemase/muconate lactonizing enzyme family protein: MSTVDLIRHVKLSTARLPLTVPISDAKVFTGRQKPMTEVVFLFAEITTEQGHSGIGFSYSKRAGGPAQYAHAKEVAEGIIGEDPNDIGKIYTKLLWAGASVGRSGVATQALAAIDIALYDLKAKRAGLPLAKLLGSYRDSVQTYNTSGGFLNATLDEVKERATRSIDEGIGGIKIKVGLPDSKEDLRRVAGVREHIGWDVPLMVDANQQWDRATALRMGRQLEEFNLIWIEEPLDAYDFEGHAHLAQVLDTPIATGEMLASVAEHKGLINANSCDIIQPDAPRVGGITQFLRLAALADERGLGLAPHFAMEIHLHLAAAYPREPWVEHFDWLDPLFEERLETKNGRMIVPDRPGLGVTLSDQARAWTTESVEFGA, from the coding sequence ATGAGTACCGTAGATCTCATTCGCCACGTCAAGCTGTCCACGGCTCGTTTGCCCCTCACCGTACCGATCAGCGACGCGAAAGTCTTCACCGGCAGGCAGAAGCCCATGACCGAAGTAGTGTTCCTGTTCGCCGAGATCACCACGGAGCAGGGCCACAGCGGCATCGGCTTCAGCTACTCCAAGCGTGCAGGCGGACCCGCACAGTACGCCCACGCCAAGGAAGTCGCCGAAGGCATCATCGGCGAGGACCCGAACGACATCGGCAAGATCTACACCAAGCTCCTCTGGGCCGGCGCATCGGTGGGTCGCTCGGGCGTGGCAACGCAGGCACTTGCCGCGATCGACATCGCACTCTATGACCTCAAAGCCAAGCGCGCCGGACTCCCTCTGGCCAAACTGCTCGGCTCCTACCGCGACTCCGTCCAGACCTACAACACCTCAGGCGGCTTCCTCAACGCCACACTGGACGAGGTCAAGGAACGCGCCACCCGGTCAATCGATGAGGGCATCGGCGGCATCAAGATCAAGGTCGGACTGCCTGATTCCAAAGAAGACCTGCGTCGCGTGGCCGGAGTCCGCGAGCACATCGGCTGGGACGTCCCGCTTATGGTGGACGCCAACCAGCAGTGGGACCGTGCCACGGCGCTGCGCATGGGCCGCCAGTTGGAGGAATTCAACCTCATCTGGATCGAAGAACCGCTGGATGCCTACGACTTTGAGGGCCACGCACACTTGGCCCAGGTCCTGGATACGCCCATTGCAACGGGCGAGATGCTCGCATCCGTTGCTGAACACAAGGGCCTCATCAACGCCAACAGCTGCGACATCATCCAGCCCGACGCCCCCCGCGTCGGCGGCATCACCCAATTCCTGCGCCTCGCCGCCCTCGCGGATGAACGCGGACTCGGCCTGGCACCGCACTTCGCCATGGAGATCCACCTGCACCTGGCCGCCGCGTACCCACGCGAGCCGTGGGTGGAGCACTTCGACTGGCTCGACCCCCTGTTCGAGGAACGCCTGGAGACCAAAAACGGCCGCATGATCGTCCCGGACCGCCCCGGTTTGGGAGTCACGCTCAGCGATCAGGCCCGCGCGTGGACCACGGAATCAGTGGAGTTCGGCGCGTAA
- a CDS encoding response regulator transcription factor encodes MNDLDDLQRIRLLIADDEHLIRGALEALLGLEPDIEVVASADNGVTAAELALEFQPDICLLDLEMPRMDGVEAATRILATVTTRVIIVTRHARPGVLRRALASKVSGFVPKSTPAEDLAHVIRGVAGGKRYIDPEIAATALAAERCPLTDRELDVLRYSRSTSSVTQVAGQLRLAPGTVRNYLSSAMMKLGAVSRHEAAEKAWQQGWI; translated from the coding sequence GTGAACGATCTTGATGACCTGCAGCGCATTCGCTTGCTGATAGCCGACGACGAACATCTCATCCGCGGCGCCTTGGAGGCTCTTTTGGGGCTGGAGCCTGACATCGAGGTGGTTGCCAGCGCCGACAACGGTGTCACCGCCGCGGAGTTGGCACTGGAGTTTCAGCCGGACATCTGCCTCTTGGATTTGGAAATGCCCAGGATGGACGGAGTCGAGGCAGCAACCCGCATCCTGGCAACCGTCACAACACGTGTCATCATCGTCACTCGCCACGCCCGCCCCGGGGTGTTGCGCCGGGCCTTGGCCTCGAAGGTTTCGGGTTTCGTTCCCAAATCCACACCCGCTGAAGACCTGGCCCACGTCATCCGGGGCGTGGCCGGCGGCAAACGGTATATCGACCCTGAAATTGCAGCTACGGCCCTGGCCGCCGAGCGCTGCCCCCTCACCGACCGCGAACTTGATGTATTGAGGTACAGCAGGTCAACGTCCAGCGTGACGCAGGTTGCCGGGCAACTGCGACTCGCCCCCGGAACCGTGCGCAATTACCTGTCCTCGGCAATGATGAAACTCGGGGCCGTTTCGCGGCACGAAGCGGCCGAGAAAGCCTGGCAACAGGGCTGGATCTGA
- a CDS encoding histidine kinase — MPAATNLAATNLEVPQPTARPGRSVRTTWTYTLGSMVFILVVLDFMLVILALEAFTSRSEGVAGLLLLALFIVVAAQIRYCWFLRAGLNGGLPSTPWTLALLVSSVAVWVLGLFSTSNALMWSLPLWLAASLVACLLPSRQRLVVLGAGLTTTLLHPTIYSLLHGHGYGFPEEPGLRMLLSYAALMPVVLISSLWWWRIVVELDRHRLMAGELAVAQERLRFAADLHDIQGHHLQVIALKSELAERLLTIDLDAARGHIHDARLSAKQALEETRSLVSGYRGTVLENELENAREVLSAAGAHCELTIDPIPGNPDVHKALAMAVREATTNILRHSDATLASITLVASADSCNLTIRNNGVTSDSLVNKSPGNGLKGLRERISALGGQVETILDAERFELQASVPSQGIAS, encoded by the coding sequence ATGCCAGCCGCCACGAACCTTGCAGCCACGAACCTTGAGGTTCCGCAGCCCACCGCACGCCCGGGTCGCAGCGTACGCACGACGTGGACGTACACCCTCGGTTCCATGGTGTTCATCCTCGTGGTTCTCGATTTCATGCTGGTCATTCTTGCCCTGGAAGCGTTCACCTCCCGCTCCGAAGGCGTTGCCGGGCTTCTCCTTCTTGCACTGTTCATCGTGGTGGCCGCCCAAATCCGGTACTGCTGGTTCCTGCGGGCAGGCCTGAACGGAGGACTTCCGAGCACTCCCTGGACGCTGGCGCTGCTTGTTTCTTCTGTCGCCGTTTGGGTGTTGGGCCTGTTCTCTACCAGCAATGCGCTCATGTGGAGCCTGCCGCTGTGGTTGGCTGCGTCCCTGGTGGCTTGCCTGCTTCCTTCCCGCCAGCGGCTGGTCGTACTGGGCGCTGGCCTCACAACGACGCTTTTGCATCCCACCATCTACTCGCTGCTGCATGGCCACGGCTACGGATTCCCGGAAGAGCCCGGCTTACGCATGCTTCTCAGCTATGCCGCATTGATGCCCGTGGTCTTGATCAGCAGCTTGTGGTGGTGGCGGATAGTTGTGGAGCTGGACAGGCACCGGCTCATGGCAGGGGAACTGGCCGTTGCCCAGGAGCGGCTGCGCTTTGCCGCGGACCTGCATGATATCCAGGGGCACCACCTCCAAGTCATTGCCCTGAAGTCCGAACTTGCGGAACGACTGCTCACTATCGATCTCGATGCTGCCCGCGGGCATATTCACGATGCGCGGCTCTCCGCGAAACAGGCGCTGGAGGAAACCCGCTCCCTGGTCTCCGGATACCGCGGAACAGTTCTCGAAAACGAACTCGAGAACGCACGCGAAGTACTTTCGGCCGCTGGAGCGCATTGCGAACTCACGATTGACCCGATTCCTGGAAACCCCGACGTTCATAAGGCGCTGGCCATGGCGGTTCGCGAAGCCACCACCAACATCCTTAGGCACAGCGATGCAACACTGGCTTCCATCACGCTGGTTGCTTCCGCGGATAGCTGCAACCTCACCATTCGCAACAACGGAGTAACAAGCGATTCGCTCGTCAACAAGTCACCCGGCAATGGCCTTAAGGGCCTTCGCGAACGGATTTCGGCACTGGGTGGTCAGGTCGAAACGATCTTGGACGCGGAGCGCTTTGAACTTCAGGCATCGGTCCCCTCCCAAGGAATTGCTTCGTGA
- a CDS encoding sigma-70 family RNA polymerase sigma factor produces the protein MSYLSRAPDREEAFRALYESAYADLLKFVQRRADAANAEDIVAEAFLIVWRRFSEAPKHQEDARAWLFGITRNLMLNARRGEQRRQALGVRLAEATAISPVDSHADLVSSRVDLGRAWALLSEVHQEALGLAIFENLAAPQAAHVVGISPVAFRLRLTRARRALRLLLDHVPQNESPTPATFPVKATTP, from the coding sequence ATGAGCTACCTATCAAGAGCCCCTGACAGGGAAGAGGCCTTTCGGGCGCTGTACGAATCCGCCTACGCTGACCTGCTCAAGTTTGTTCAGCGTCGCGCGGATGCGGCGAATGCCGAGGACATCGTGGCTGAGGCATTTCTTATCGTGTGGCGGCGGTTTTCGGAAGCGCCGAAGCACCAGGAGGACGCCCGGGCCTGGCTCTTTGGCATCACACGGAATCTCATGCTGAATGCCCGCCGCGGAGAACAGCGGCGGCAGGCCCTGGGCGTCCGATTAGCTGAGGCGACAGCCATATCCCCTGTCGATTCCCATGCTGACCTGGTCAGCAGCCGCGTTGACTTAGGCAGAGCATGGGCCCTTCTCTCCGAAGTCCACCAAGAGGCCCTTGGGCTTGCAATCTTCGAGAACCTGGCTGCACCCCAGGCGGCGCACGTGGTGGGCATCTCCCCGGTCGCGTTCAGGCTCCGGCTCACCCGCGCAAGGCGGGCTCTGCGACTGCTTCTTGACCACGTCCCCCAGAATGAGTCGCCGACGCCGGCGACATTTCCCGTAAAGGCCACGACACCATGA
- a CDS encoding TetR/AcrR family transcriptional regulator codes for MLGTQAAERLPMPAPTPAPSALPARRRAGRPTAAILDQDGITTAALDLISSKGYDGLTMAALARSLGVAPSALYNHVASKDDVLLLLEDHLAAMVDVSAFGVEPWDVAVRRWAWSYRDVFSEHTPLIPVIAVLPVANAPKTLAMYEAVTAGFRDAGFPEEKIISAIVALEAFVFGAAYDVTAPEDIFDAGSLAEQVPNFTAAVDRLALEQHARPTDVAFSLGLEALISGFGALRG; via the coding sequence ATGCTGGGGACACAGGCAGCAGAAAGGCTTCCGATGCCCGCACCAACTCCCGCTCCTTCCGCGCTCCCCGCGCGCCGCCGCGCCGGTCGGCCGACCGCGGCAATCCTGGACCAGGACGGCATCACGACGGCGGCACTCGACTTGATCAGCAGCAAGGGTTATGACGGACTCACCATGGCGGCCCTCGCACGTTCCCTCGGTGTCGCGCCTTCTGCCCTGTACAACCACGTAGCCTCCAAGGATGACGTGTTGCTGCTGCTGGAGGACCACTTGGCGGCGATGGTGGATGTCTCAGCCTTTGGGGTGGAGCCGTGGGATGTTGCCGTGCGTCGTTGGGCGTGGTCCTACCGGGATGTGTTCTCGGAGCATACGCCGCTGATCCCCGTGATTGCAGTACTTCCGGTGGCCAATGCCCCGAAGACCCTGGCCATGTACGAGGCCGTGACCGCAGGCTTCCGGGACGCCGGGTTCCCTGAGGAGAAGATCATCTCCGCGATCGTTGCCTTGGAGGCGTTTGTGTTCGGGGCCGCTTACGACGTCACCGCGCCGGAGGACATTTTCGACGCCGGCAGCCTCGCCGAACAGGTCCCCAACTTCACGGCCGCCGTGGATCGGCTGGCCCTGGAACAGCATGCGCGTCCCACTGATGTTGCCTTCAGCTTGGGACTCGAGGCCCTGATTTCGGGTTTCGGGGCGCTGCGGGGGTAG